Proteins encoded in a region of the Cupriavidus pauculus genome:
- the waaC gene encoding lipopolysaccharide heptosyltransferase I, which produces MRSSRSERMTQPLVAPANDPSPASYPYALPANAAPARILIVKVSSLGDVVHNMPLVHDLRARWPACEIDWVVEEGYVDLVRLLPEVSHVIPFALRRWRKRFYRGDTWHELGALRDAIRARPYDAVLETQGLLKTAVVARTAARVAGAPVIGLGNATQGSGYEPAARLFYTAPVQVPRQTHSVRRSRLLGAALTAVAPPEPPKFFGERARTLHVDDPLWADLPARYAVCFHATAGAKKRWPVPHWHALGKRLQAEGLTVLLPWGNASERRDAEEIAAGIPGARVLPRFSVMQGFGLINRAEVVIGVDTGLVHIAAALCRPTVEIYTATWRWKTEGYWSDRIANVGDDGIVPSVEEVHAAATRVRGAEA; this is translated from the coding sequence ATGCGCAGCTCCCGTTCTGAGCGGATGACGCAGCCGCTCGTGGCGCCGGCGAACGATCCGTCGCCGGCGTCGTATCCCTATGCGCTGCCGGCGAATGCCGCGCCCGCGCGCATCCTGATCGTCAAGGTTTCGTCGCTCGGCGACGTGGTCCACAACATGCCGCTCGTGCACGATCTGCGCGCGCGCTGGCCCGCGTGCGAGATCGACTGGGTCGTGGAAGAGGGCTACGTGGACCTCGTCCGGCTGCTGCCCGAGGTCTCGCACGTGATTCCGTTCGCGTTGCGGCGCTGGCGCAAGCGGTTCTACCGCGGCGACACGTGGCACGAGCTCGGCGCGTTACGCGATGCGATTCGCGCGCGGCCCTACGACGCCGTGCTCGAGACCCAGGGGTTGCTGAAGACCGCCGTCGTGGCGCGGACCGCCGCGCGCGTGGCGGGCGCGCCCGTGATCGGACTCGGCAACGCCACGCAGGGTTCGGGCTACGAGCCCGCCGCGCGGTTGTTCTATACGGCGCCCGTCCAGGTGCCACGCCAGACCCATTCGGTCCGGCGCTCGCGCCTGCTCGGCGCCGCGCTGACGGCCGTGGCCCCGCCCGAGCCGCCGAAGTTTTTCGGGGAGCGCGCGCGCACGCTGCATGTCGATGATCCGCTGTGGGCCGATCTGCCCGCGCGCTACGCGGTTTGCTTCCATGCGACGGCCGGCGCGAAGAAGCGCTGGCCCGTGCCGCACTGGCACGCGCTGGGCAAGCGCCTGCAGGCCGAGGGGCTCACGGTATTGCTGCCATGGGGCAACGCATCCGAACGCCGCGACGCGGAGGAGATTGCCGCGGGCATCCCGGGCGCGCGCGTGCTGCCGCGTTTCTCGGTGATGCAGGGCTTCGGCCTGATCAATCGCGCGGAGGTCGTGATCGGTGTCGATACCGGCCTCGTGCACATCGCGGCGGCGCTGTGCCGTCCGACGGTGGAAATCTATACGGCCACGTGGCGCTGGAAGACCGAGGGCTACTGGTCCGATCGCATCGCCAACGTGGGGGACGACGGCATTGTGCCGTCCGTCGAGGAAGTGCATGCCGCGGCCACGCGCGTGCGAGGTGCGGAGGCCTGA
- the waaA gene encoding lipid IV(A) 3-deoxy-D-manno-octulosonic acid transferase has protein sequence MLRWVYTLLWIVILPVALLRLVWRARKEPGYVHHVGERLGRYDDIPSDGPWLWVHAVSVGETRAAQPLVEALLAAHPNHRVLLTHMTPTGRQTGQQLFGTNARVQQCYVPYDVPWLVRRFLRHFRPEAALLMETEVWPNLVHGTHEAGVPLYLVNARLSPRSYRRTARFGRAASAIYQNFTEVLAQTPGDAERYRALGITRVTITGNLKFDMQPPEALLARGKALRQAMKDPSGEQRPVLAAASTREGEEAMLLDAFIRWPGEKRPLLLLVPRHPQRFDEVAALAQRLGFTVQRRSTLGVDAAGLESMTADIVLGDSMGEMPMYFAASDIAFIGGSLMPLGGQNLIEACACGTPVLIGPHTFNFAQATEDAIAAGACQRVDNADVLMTAAARILADRAALGEMRANALAFAGMHRGATARTLSTLAPALR, from the coding sequence ATGCTGCGGTGGGTTTATACGTTGTTGTGGATCGTGATCCTGCCGGTCGCATTGCTGCGCCTCGTCTGGCGCGCGCGCAAGGAACCGGGTTACGTGCACCACGTCGGCGAGCGGCTCGGCCGCTACGACGATATCCCTTCCGATGGCCCGTGGCTCTGGGTCCATGCCGTATCGGTCGGCGAGACGCGCGCCGCGCAGCCGCTCGTGGAGGCGCTGCTGGCCGCGCACCCGAACCATCGCGTGCTGCTGACCCATATGACGCCCACGGGACGCCAGACCGGGCAGCAGCTGTTCGGCACCAACGCGCGCGTGCAGCAGTGCTACGTGCCGTACGACGTGCCATGGCTCGTGCGGCGTTTTCTGCGGCATTTCCGTCCAGAGGCGGCGCTGCTGATGGAGACCGAGGTCTGGCCGAATCTCGTGCATGGCACGCATGAGGCGGGCGTGCCGCTCTACCTCGTCAATGCGAGGCTGTCGCCGCGCAGCTATCGGCGGACCGCGCGTTTCGGCCGCGCGGCCTCCGCGATCTACCAGAACTTCACCGAGGTCCTCGCGCAGACGCCCGGCGATGCGGAGCGCTACCGCGCGCTCGGCATCACGCGCGTGACCATCACGGGCAACCTCAAGTTCGATATGCAGCCGCCCGAGGCGCTGCTGGCTCGCGGCAAGGCGCTGCGCCAGGCCATGAAAGACCCATCGGGCGAGCAACGTCCCGTGCTGGCGGCGGCAAGCACGCGCGAGGGCGAGGAAGCCATGCTGCTCGATGCGTTTATCCGCTGGCCCGGTGAAAAGCGCCCGCTGCTGCTGCTGGTGCCGCGCCATCCGCAGCGTTTCGACGAAGTGGCGGCGCTGGCCCAGCGGCTCGGGTTCACCGTGCAGCGCCGCAGCACGCTCGGTGTCGACGCCGCGGGGCTGGAATCGATGACGGCCGATATCGTGCTGGGCGATTCGATGGGCGAGATGCCGATGTACTTCGCGGCGTCGGACATTGCATTTATCGGTGGCAGCCTCATGCCGCTCGGCGGTCAGAACCTGATCGAGGCCTGCGCGTGCGGGACGCCGGTCCTGATTGGCCCGCATACCTTCAATTTCGCGCAGGCTACCGAAGACGCGATCGCGGCCGGTGCCTGCCAGCGCGTGGACAACGCGGACGTGCTGATGACCGCCGCGGCGCGCATCCTCGCCGATCGCGCGGCGCTGGGAGAGATGCGCGCGAACGCGTTGGCGTTCGCGGGGATGCATCGCGGCGCGACCGCACGAACCCTGTCCACGCTGGCGCCCGCGCTGCGGTAA
- a CDS encoding META and DUF4377 domain-containing protein — MQKVQRLPMLAAIVPAAAMAAAALLGACTTTTTADSPAAGASLSQTQSDGPQRWELVRWQQADGVSRELPRGDSGQPVIFEFNSGIDAAQGTVSGNSGCNRFTGGYGKTATGIRFDKIAGTRMACPGERMTFETALLHAMQSPFTTVATQPSATPQGRQIIWKTADGDLLQFAEREGVGRRGAKIDAASGTEKIVYIDSQRVECTGVGRMQCYRWRESEDAAWQLWYGPIEGLDFEPGVAYKLRVREYRVPNPPADASSIRWQLLKVEERRRGG, encoded by the coding sequence ATGCAGAAAGTTCAGCGCTTGCCCATGCTTGCAGCCATCGTCCCCGCCGCCGCCATGGCCGCCGCCGCGCTGCTGGGCGCGTGTACGACGACCACCACCGCGGATTCGCCCGCCGCAGGCGCGAGCCTTTCGCAGACGCAGTCTGACGGTCCCCAGCGCTGGGAACTCGTGCGCTGGCAGCAGGCCGACGGCGTCTCGCGCGAACTGCCGCGCGGCGACAGCGGGCAGCCCGTCATCTTCGAGTTCAATAGCGGCATCGACGCCGCGCAGGGCACCGTCAGCGGCAACAGCGGCTGCAATCGCTTCACGGGCGGGTACGGCAAGACCGCCACCGGCATCCGCTTCGACAAGATCGCCGGGACGCGCATGGCCTGCCCCGGCGAGCGCATGACATTCGAGACCGCGCTGCTGCACGCGATGCAGTCGCCGTTCACGACCGTCGCCACGCAGCCCTCGGCCACGCCGCAGGGGCGCCAGATCATCTGGAAGACCGCGGACGGCGATCTGCTGCAGTTCGCCGAGCGCGAGGGCGTGGGCCGCCGCGGCGCGAAGATCGATGCCGCGTCCGGGACGGAGAAGATCGTCTATATCGATTCCCAGCGCGTCGAATGCACGGGCGTCGGCCGCATGCAGTGCTACCGCTGGCGCGAGTCCGAGGACGCGGCATGGCAGCTCTGGTACGGGCCGATCGAAGGGCTCGACTTCGAGCCCGGCGTGGCCTACAAGCTGCGCGTGCGCGAGTACCGCGTCCCGAACCCGCCGGCCGATGCCTCGTCGATTCGGTGGCAGTTGCTGAAGGTGGAGGAGCGGCGGCGAGGGGGCTAG